Proteins from one Cervus canadensis isolate Bull #8, Minnesota chromosome 25, ASM1932006v1, whole genome shotgun sequence genomic window:
- the LETMD1 gene encoding LETM1 domain-containing protein 1 isoform X1, translating to MALSRVCWARAALWGSAVPPGLYVVRRLQFVRSGLTWGAPRSSKLHLSPKADVKSLISYVVTKTKVINGKYHRFLGRHFPRFYVLYTIFMKGLQMLWADAKKARRIKTNMWKHNIKFHQLPYREMEHLRQFRRDVTKCLFLGILSIPPFANYLVFLLMYLFPRQLLIQHFWTPKQQIDFLDIYHALRKQSHPEILCYLEKVVPLISDAGLQWHMTELCTKMQRGTHPAVHDILALRECFANHPLGMDQLRALQMKALSRAMLLTPYLPSVLLRHRLKTHTTVIHQLDKALAKLGVGQLTAQEVKSACYLRGLNSTHVAEERCRTWLGEWLQISCSLKETELSLLLHNVVLLSINYVGSRR from the exons ATGGCGCTCTCCAGAGTGTGTTGGGCTCGGGCTGCTTTGTGGGGTTCGGCGGTGCCCCCTGGACTCTATGTCGTCCGGAGGCTGCAGTTTGTTCGCTCTGGCCTGACCTGGGGGGCCCCTCG gtcttcaaagctTCATCTTTCTCCAAAGGCAGATGTGAAGAGTTTGATCTCTTATGTGGTGACCAAGACAAAAGTGATTAATGGGAAATACCATCGTTTCTTGGGTCGTCATTTCCCCCGCTTCTATGTCCTGTATACAATCTTCATGAAAG GATTGCAGATGTTATGGGCCGATGCCAAAAAGGCTAGAAGAATAAAGACAAATATGTGGAAGCATAATATAAAGTTTCATCAACTTCCATACCGGGAGATGGAGCATTTGAGACAG TTTCGTCGAGACGTCACCAAGTGTCTTTTCCTAGGTATTCTTTCCATTCCACCCTTTGCCAACTACCTGGTCTTCTTGCTAAT gtACCTGTTTCCTAGGCAACTGCTGATCCAACATTTCTGGACCCCAAAGCAACAAATTGATTTCTTAGATATCTATCATGCTCTCCGGAAGCAGTCCCACCCAGAAATCCTTTGTTATTTAGAAAAAGTTGTCCCTCTCATTTCTGATGCAGGACTCCAGTGGCATATGACAGAGTTGTGCACCAAG ATGCAACGTGGTACCCACCCAGCAGTACATGATATCCTGGCTCTGAGAGAGTGTTTCGCTAACCATCCTCTGGGCATGGACCAGCTCCGTGCTTTGCAGATG AAAGCCTTGAGTCGAGCCATGCTTCTCACACCTTATCTGCCTTCTGTCTTATTGAGACACCGTTTAAAGACTCACACCACTGTAATCCACCAACTGGACAAGGCTTTGGCAAAGCTGGGGGTTGGCCAGCTGACTGCTCAGGAGGTGAAGTCG GCTTGTTATCTTCGTGGCCTGAATTCCACCCATGTTGCTGAAGAGAGGTGTCGAACTTGGCTGGGAGAATGGCTACAGATTTCCTGCAGCCTGAAAG AAACTGAGCTGTCCCTCTTGCTACACAACGTGGTCCTGCTTTCCATCAACTACGTTGGGTCAAGGCGCTGA
- the LETMD1 gene encoding LETM1 domain-containing protein 1 isoform X4, with product MYLFPRQLLIQHFWTPKQQIDFLDIYHALRKQSHPEILCYLEKVVPLISDAGLQWHMTELCTKMQRGTHPAVHDILALRECFANHPLGMDQLRALQMKALSRAMLLTPYLPSVLLRHRLKTHTTVIHQLDKALAKLGVGQLTAQEVKSACYLRGLNSTHVAEERCRTWLGEWLQISCSLKETELSLLLHNVVLLSINYVGSRR from the exons AT gtACCTGTTTCCTAGGCAACTGCTGATCCAACATTTCTGGACCCCAAAGCAACAAATTGATTTCTTAGATATCTATCATGCTCTCCGGAAGCAGTCCCACCCAGAAATCCTTTGTTATTTAGAAAAAGTTGTCCCTCTCATTTCTGATGCAGGACTCCAGTGGCATATGACAGAGTTGTGCACCAAG ATGCAACGTGGTACCCACCCAGCAGTACATGATATCCTGGCTCTGAGAGAGTGTTTCGCTAACCATCCTCTGGGCATGGACCAGCTCCGTGCTTTGCAGATG AAAGCCTTGAGTCGAGCCATGCTTCTCACACCTTATCTGCCTTCTGTCTTATTGAGACACCGTTTAAAGACTCACACCACTGTAATCCACCAACTGGACAAGGCTTTGGCAAAGCTGGGGGTTGGCCAGCTGACTGCTCAGGAGGTGAAGTCG GCTTGTTATCTTCGTGGCCTGAATTCCACCCATGTTGCTGAAGAGAGGTGTCGAACTTGGCTGGGAGAATGGCTACAGATTTCCTGCAGCCTGAAAG AAACTGAGCTGTCCCTCTTGCTACACAACGTGGTCCTGCTTTCCATCAACTACGTTGGGTCAAGGCGCTGA
- the LETMD1 gene encoding LETM1 domain-containing protein 1 isoform X3: protein MALSRVCWARAALWGSAVPPGLYVVRRLQFVRSGLTWGAPRSSKLHLSPKADVKSLISYVVTKTKVINGKYHRFLGRHFPRFYVLYTIFMKGLQMLWADAKKARRIKTNMWKHNIKFHQLPYREMEHLRQKALSRAMLLTPYLPSVLLRHRLKTHTTVIHQLDKALAKLGVGQLTAQEVKSACYLRGLNSTHVAEERCRTWLGEWLQISCSLKETELSLLLHNVVLLSINYVGSRR from the exons ATGGCGCTCTCCAGAGTGTGTTGGGCTCGGGCTGCTTTGTGGGGTTCGGCGGTGCCCCCTGGACTCTATGTCGTCCGGAGGCTGCAGTTTGTTCGCTCTGGCCTGACCTGGGGGGCCCCTCG gtcttcaaagctTCATCTTTCTCCAAAGGCAGATGTGAAGAGTTTGATCTCTTATGTGGTGACCAAGACAAAAGTGATTAATGGGAAATACCATCGTTTCTTGGGTCGTCATTTCCCCCGCTTCTATGTCCTGTATACAATCTTCATGAAAG GATTGCAGATGTTATGGGCCGATGCCAAAAAGGCTAGAAGAATAAAGACAAATATGTGGAAGCATAATATAAAGTTTCATCAACTTCCATACCGGGAGATGGAGCATTTGAGACAG AAAGCCTTGAGTCGAGCCATGCTTCTCACACCTTATCTGCCTTCTGTCTTATTGAGACACCGTTTAAAGACTCACACCACTGTAATCCACCAACTGGACAAGGCTTTGGCAAAGCTGGGGGTTGGCCAGCTGACTGCTCAGGAGGTGAAGTCG GCTTGTTATCTTCGTGGCCTGAATTCCACCCATGTTGCTGAAGAGAGGTGTCGAACTTGGCTGGGAGAATGGCTACAGATTTCCTGCAGCCTGAAAG AAACTGAGCTGTCCCTCTTGCTACACAACGTGGTCCTGCTTTCCATCAACTACGTTGGGTCAAGGCGCTGA
- the LETMD1 gene encoding LETM1 domain-containing protein 1 isoform X5 encodes MALSRVCWARAALWGSAVPPGLYVVRRLQFVRSGLTWGAPRSSKLHLSPKADVKSLISYVVTKTKVINGKYHRFLGRHFPRFYVLYTIFMKVSSRRHQVSFPRYSFHSTLCQLPGLLANMQRGTHPAVHDILALRECFANHPLGMDQLRALQMKALSRAMLLTPYLPSVLLRHRLKTHTTVIHQLDKALAKLGVGQLTAQEVKSACYLRGLNSTHVAEERCRTWLGEWLQISCSLKETELSLLLHNVVLLSINYVGSRR; translated from the exons ATGGCGCTCTCCAGAGTGTGTTGGGCTCGGGCTGCTTTGTGGGGTTCGGCGGTGCCCCCTGGACTCTATGTCGTCCGGAGGCTGCAGTTTGTTCGCTCTGGCCTGACCTGGGGGGCCCCTCG gtcttcaaagctTCATCTTTCTCCAAAGGCAGATGTGAAGAGTTTGATCTCTTATGTGGTGACCAAGACAAAAGTGATTAATGGGAAATACCATCGTTTCTTGGGTCGTCATTTCCCCCGCTTCTATGTCCTGTATACAATCTTCATGAAAG TTTCGTCGAGACGTCACCAAGTGTCTTTTCCTAGGTATTCTTTCCATTCCACCCTTTGCCAACTACCTGGTCTTCTTGCTAAT ATGCAACGTGGTACCCACCCAGCAGTACATGATATCCTGGCTCTGAGAGAGTGTTTCGCTAACCATCCTCTGGGCATGGACCAGCTCCGTGCTTTGCAGATG AAAGCCTTGAGTCGAGCCATGCTTCTCACACCTTATCTGCCTTCTGTCTTATTGAGACACCGTTTAAAGACTCACACCACTGTAATCCACCAACTGGACAAGGCTTTGGCAAAGCTGGGGGTTGGCCAGCTGACTGCTCAGGAGGTGAAGTCG GCTTGTTATCTTCGTGGCCTGAATTCCACCCATGTTGCTGAAGAGAGGTGTCGAACTTGGCTGGGAGAATGGCTACAGATTTCCTGCAGCCTGAAAG AAACTGAGCTGTCCCTCTTGCTACACAACGTGGTCCTGCTTTCCATCAACTACGTTGGGTCAAGGCGCTGA
- the LETMD1 gene encoding LETM1 domain-containing protein 1 isoform X6, translating into MALSRVCWARAALWGSAVPPGLYVVRRLQFVRSGLTWGAPRSSKLHLSPKADVKSLISYVVTKTKVINGKYHRFLGRHFPRFYVLYTIFMKGLQMLWADAKKARRIKTNMWKHNIKFHQLPYREMEHLRQKALSRAMLLTPYLPSVLLRHRLKTHTTVIHQLDKALAKLGVGQLTAQEVKSKLSCPSCYTTWSCFPSTTLGQGAEWTGMKWLASSCSHSPAAWDQTALVSEVCVHC; encoded by the exons ATGGCGCTCTCCAGAGTGTGTTGGGCTCGGGCTGCTTTGTGGGGTTCGGCGGTGCCCCCTGGACTCTATGTCGTCCGGAGGCTGCAGTTTGTTCGCTCTGGCCTGACCTGGGGGGCCCCTCG gtcttcaaagctTCATCTTTCTCCAAAGGCAGATGTGAAGAGTTTGATCTCTTATGTGGTGACCAAGACAAAAGTGATTAATGGGAAATACCATCGTTTCTTGGGTCGTCATTTCCCCCGCTTCTATGTCCTGTATACAATCTTCATGAAAG GATTGCAGATGTTATGGGCCGATGCCAAAAAGGCTAGAAGAATAAAGACAAATATGTGGAAGCATAATATAAAGTTTCATCAACTTCCATACCGGGAGATGGAGCATTTGAGACAG AAAGCCTTGAGTCGAGCCATGCTTCTCACACCTTATCTGCCTTCTGTCTTATTGAGACACCGTTTAAAGACTCACACCACTGTAATCCACCAACTGGACAAGGCTTTGGCAAAGCTGGGGGTTGGCCAGCTGACTGCTCAGGAGGTGAAGTCG AAACTGAGCTGTCCCTCTTGCTACACAACGTGGTCCTGCTTTCCATCAACTACGTTGGGTCAAGGCGCTGAGTGGACGGGCATGAAGTGGCTGGCATCATCCTGCAGTCACAGCCCAGCAGCGTGGGACCAAACAGCACTTGTCAGCGAAGTCTGTGTGCACTGTTAA
- the LETMD1 gene encoding LETM1 domain-containing protein 1 isoform X2 yields the protein MLWADAKKARRIKTNMWKHNIKFHQLPYREMEHLRQFRRDVTKCLFLGILSIPPFANYLVFLLMYLFPRQLLIQHFWTPKQQIDFLDIYHALRKQSHPEILCYLEKVVPLISDAGLQWHMTELCTKMQRGTHPAVHDILALRECFANHPLGMDQLRALQMKALSRAMLLTPYLPSVLLRHRLKTHTTVIHQLDKALAKLGVGQLTAQEVKSACYLRGLNSTHVAEERCRTWLGEWLQISCSLKETELSLLLHNVVLLSINYVGSRR from the exons ATGTTATGGGCCGATGCCAAAAAGGCTAGAAGAATAAAGACAAATATGTGGAAGCATAATATAAAGTTTCATCAACTTCCATACCGGGAGATGGAGCATTTGAGACAG TTTCGTCGAGACGTCACCAAGTGTCTTTTCCTAGGTATTCTTTCCATTCCACCCTTTGCCAACTACCTGGTCTTCTTGCTAAT gtACCTGTTTCCTAGGCAACTGCTGATCCAACATTTCTGGACCCCAAAGCAACAAATTGATTTCTTAGATATCTATCATGCTCTCCGGAAGCAGTCCCACCCAGAAATCCTTTGTTATTTAGAAAAAGTTGTCCCTCTCATTTCTGATGCAGGACTCCAGTGGCATATGACAGAGTTGTGCACCAAG ATGCAACGTGGTACCCACCCAGCAGTACATGATATCCTGGCTCTGAGAGAGTGTTTCGCTAACCATCCTCTGGGCATGGACCAGCTCCGTGCTTTGCAGATG AAAGCCTTGAGTCGAGCCATGCTTCTCACACCTTATCTGCCTTCTGTCTTATTGAGACACCGTTTAAAGACTCACACCACTGTAATCCACCAACTGGACAAGGCTTTGGCAAAGCTGGGGGTTGGCCAGCTGACTGCTCAGGAGGTGAAGTCG GCTTGTTATCTTCGTGGCCTGAATTCCACCCATGTTGCTGAAGAGAGGTGTCGAACTTGGCTGGGAGAATGGCTACAGATTTCCTGCAGCCTGAAAG AAACTGAGCTGTCCCTCTTGCTACACAACGTGGTCCTGCTTTCCATCAACTACGTTGGGTCAAGGCGCTGA